One Sulfolobus sp. S-194 DNA segment encodes these proteins:
- a CDS encoding replication initiator protein WhiP, with translation MKREDADINIELNEKQLKTGPRSKLMEAVLILLLARPLRTSEIAVNLGLETKYVSSYLSYWRKKGLIYQEAGRWHLSTQGEDLAKEIIEERNNSKFIEYLAFAKQILNENVKQTKNNKKETKENKEEKEFLSFIGGLTGTRDKKQQKGNPMDCLSDILEKLDEEEKELLIFLLNKYKQWGSTYVYLDQIQEEFNADTGWLFKVLRKLQTKRILYLYHDPKLGLRIGFTQQLKDRINSC, from the coding sequence ATGAAAAGAGAGGATGCTGACATAAATATTGAGCTTAACGAAAAGCAGCTGAAAACTGGTCCTCGTTCTAAATTGATGGAGGCTGTTCTTATACTTCTATTAGCCAGGCCATTGAGAACTTCTGAAATAGCAGTAAACCTAGGTTTAGAAACCAAATATGTAAGTAGTTATCTTAGTTATTGGAGAAAAAAGGGCTTAATATACCAAGAAGCAGGTAGATGGCATCTTTCGACACAAGGTGAGGATTTAGCTAAAGAAATTATTGAGGAAAGAAATAACTCTAAGTTTATAGAATATTTAGCGTTTGCAAAGCAAATACTAAACGAAAATGTTAAGCAGACAAAAAACAACAAAAAAGAGACAAAAGAAAACAAAGAAGAAAAAGAATTTTTGTCGTTTATTGGCGGCTTAACAGGTACTAGAGACAAAAAACAACAAAAAGGGAATCCAATGGATTGCCTATCAGATATTCTAGAAAAATTAGATGAAGAGGAAAAGGAATTGTTAATCTTTCTATTGAATAAGTATAAGCAGTGGGGTTCTACCTATGTATATTTGGATCAAATCCAAGAAGAATTTAATGCGGATACAGGATGGCTATTTAAAGTCTTAAGAAAATTACAGACTAAAAGAATTTTGTATTTATATCACGATCCTAAACTTGGATTAAGAATAGGATTTACACAACAACTTAAGGATAGGATAAATAGCTGTTAA
- a CDS encoding DUF4443 domain-containing protein, with translation MEELLTITKVTLPKKGNKPNFDEAHVLLALSIIEKEQPIGRHLLMKKLGLTEASTRTMIKRLKELGLITIDKVAGILITDLGKRILSNIRSKVAISDEIKLTSINWKSELLKIKNGRIILEKMGLLNLRDLVIKQGAIRTLIAVINEEGRIELPPKTFDESEEIKKLKEELQSKVNNLEINDLIIVFEPADQHLAYKIALAILTSA, from the coding sequence GTGGAAGAACTATTAACAATAACTAAAGTTACTTTACCAAAGAAAGGAAATAAACCAAACTTTGATGAGGCTCACGTGTTATTAGCTCTAAGCATAATAGAAAAAGAACAACCTATAGGTAGACATTTATTAATGAAAAAGTTAGGACTGACAGAAGCTTCAACAAGAACTATGATAAAGCGACTAAAAGAACTAGGATTAATTACAATAGATAAAGTAGCTGGAATATTAATAACAGATTTAGGAAAGAGAATCTTGAGTAATATTAGAAGTAAAGTTGCAATATCGGATGAGATTAAACTTACTAGTATCAATTGGAAAAGTGAATTACTTAAAATAAAAAATGGGAGAATTATACTAGAAAAAATGGGACTATTAAATTTAAGAGACCTAGTAATTAAACAAGGTGCTATTAGAACTTTAATAGCAGTTATTAATGAAGAGGGAAGAATAGAATTACCACCTAAAACCTTTGATGAAAGTGAAGAAATAAAAAAGTTAAAGGAAGAATTACAAAGTAAAGTTAACAACTTGGAAATAAACGACCTTATTATCGTATTTGAACCAGCTGATCAACACTTAGCTTATAAAATCGCTCTTGCAATTTTAACTAGTGCCTAA
- a CDS encoding ATP-NAD kinase family protein, translating to MPKKIGFLVNPIAGSGGRIGHKGSDDLYIENPETPLKIKRFLSLAPKKEVEYIVAENKMGEIYFNNNFKFTIIKTLNKEKTTREDTKYVTKRFLELKCDIIVFAGGDGTARDIYSVVDQKIPILGIPTGVKMHSGVFANTPEAAAIILTKYINNQASLTDAEILDVDEEEYRKGRYEVRLYGIAKTVTFGNYLTPSKEEITSNEEELEAIAEYVIDNLIRDNEYYIFGSGSTVKYILKKLGYKTNFLAIDITYGKKLVKTSVNYYDLLNLTGELNLILTPIGKQGFLIGRGNQEIGPEVLQKIRRDKIIIVSTRSKLNTIDCLRIDSGNPLLDRKFQGIYKVIVGYGEFIAIKTCDNTSVVDNDIT from the coding sequence GTGCCTAAAAAAATAGGATTTCTAGTTAATCCAATAGCTGGAAGTGGTGGAAGAATAGGACATAAAGGTAGTGATGACTTATATATCGAAAACCCTGAAACTCCGTTAAAAATAAAGAGATTTCTTTCATTAGCACCTAAAAAAGAAGTCGAATACATAGTAGCAGAAAATAAAATGGGTGAAATTTATTTTAATAATAATTTCAAATTTACTATTATAAAAACATTAAATAAAGAAAAAACAACTAGAGAAGACACAAAATATGTAACTAAACGATTTCTTGAATTAAAATGTGATATAATAGTATTTGCTGGGGGTGACGGTACAGCCAGAGATATATACTCCGTTGTAGACCAAAAGATACCAATTTTAGGAATTCCTACTGGTGTAAAAATGCACAGCGGTGTATTTGCTAATACTCCTGAAGCTGCAGCAATAATTTTAACTAAATATATAAATAATCAAGCATCACTAACAGACGCTGAAATATTAGATGTAGATGAAGAAGAATACAGAAAAGGTAGATATGAGGTAAGACTATATGGAATAGCTAAAACAGTAACGTTTGGAAATTATCTAACTCCGAGCAAGGAAGAAATAACAAGCAATGAAGAAGAACTAGAGGCTATTGCAGAATATGTTATTGATAATCTAATTAGAGATAACGAATATTATATATTTGGAAGCGGAAGTACTGTAAAATATATCCTTAAAAAGTTAGGATATAAAACTAATTTTTTAGCTATTGATATTACATATGGAAAAAAACTCGTAAAAACTTCTGTTAATTATTACGATTTATTGAATTTGACTGGGGAGTTAAATTTAATCCTAACACCCATCGGTAAACAAGGATTTCTGATAGGAAGAGGAAATCAAGAGATTGGCCCAGAAGTACTTCAAAAAATTAGGAGAGATAAGATCATAATAGTATCTACAAGGTCAAAGTTAAACACAATAGATTGTTTAAGAATAGATTCTGGAAATCCATTATTAGATAGGAAATTTCAAGGTATTTACAAAGTTATAGTAGGATATGGAGAATTTATCGCGATTAAAACTTGTGATAATACCAGTGTAGTAGATAATGATATTACCTAA
- the argF gene encoding ornithine carbamoyltransferase — MLKGKSLLCLLDFSKQEIEKMMEVSFQMKNFYILRSVPRSLDGKTVAMLFEKPSTRTRVSFETAIRLLGGNPIVLNKSDIQLSRGEPVEDTARVLGRFVDGIAARVLKHETLELLAKYSNKPTINLLSDLSHPLQALADFMTIKEKFGEYTSLTFVGDGGDNVLVSLMAFVAKMGLEIKVASPKEFRPKNDIMKRIEEEAEKNDAIIEFYEDPYEAVRGSKVVYTDVWVSMGQENIAEKKKELLRNYRVTADLMKYAVKDAIFMHCLPAVRGEEVEKEVIDGPQSAVWDQAENRLYTAMGILSLLL; from the coding sequence ATGTTAAAAGGAAAAAGCTTGTTATGCCTACTGGATTTTTCTAAACAGGAAATTGAAAAAATGATGGAAGTTTCTTTCCAAATGAAGAATTTCTATATATTGAGATCAGTCCCAAGATCATTAGATGGAAAAACCGTAGCAATGTTATTTGAGAAACCTAGTACTAGAACAAGAGTAAGTTTTGAGACAGCAATTAGATTATTGGGCGGCAATCCCATTGTATTAAACAAATCAGATATCCAGTTAAGTAGAGGAGAACCCGTAGAGGATACTGCAAGAGTTTTAGGGAGGTTTGTAGACGGAATAGCAGCAAGAGTTTTAAAACATGAAACACTAGAGCTGTTAGCTAAATACTCTAACAAACCTACTATAAACCTTTTAAGTGACCTTTCTCACCCTTTACAAGCACTAGCAGATTTTATGACAATAAAAGAAAAGTTTGGAGAATACACTTCGCTTACTTTTGTAGGAGACGGAGGAGATAATGTACTTGTGAGCTTAATGGCTTTTGTAGCTAAAATGGGTTTAGAAATTAAGGTAGCTTCTCCTAAAGAATTTAGGCCCAAAAATGATATTATGAAAAGGATAGAAGAAGAAGCTGAAAAAAATGACGCAATAATTGAATTTTACGAGGATCCTTACGAGGCTGTGAGAGGTTCAAAGGTTGTATATACTGACGTTTGGGTTAGCATGGGTCAAGAGAATATTGCTGAAAAAAAGAAAGAACTACTGAGAAATTATAGGGTTACCGCAGATCTAATGAAGTATGCGGTTAAAGATGCGATATTTATGCACTGTCTACCAGCAGTTAGAGGAGAAGAGGTAGAAAAGGAAGTTATAGATGGGCCTCAAAGTGCGGTCTGGGATCAAGCTGAAAACAGGCTTTATACAGCAATGGGTATTCTTTCATTACTTCTTTAA